From the genome of Acetomicrobium sp. S15 = DSM 107314:
CGCCTCAGCAGGCGCATAGCCTGCAAACCAAGCGTGATCCGCCCCGTGAGGGTTTTGAGCTGTACCAGTTTTGCCAGCCACAGAAACGCCAAACGTCCCCGCCGCCTCTCCTGTGCCTCTTGGGCCCACCACTCCCTCCAATCCATTTTGTCAATACCCCGAGTTGCCTCACTTAAAATCAAAGCGAAACGGATTCGTTGCCTCACTTAAAAATCAAAGTGAAATTATCATTCCCCTTGAGGGGGGAGACGAGGTGAGGCTATCGATGCAGGCACGTAGGGAGATCATTTGGGAAGCAGCCGAGGGATATAATAAACTCTCCAAGAAGGAAAAGATGGTGAGGCTCGATTCAGTAGTAGCCGTTACCGGTTACAATCGTGACTATGCTTCACGGTTGCTTTCTCTCCAAGGCAAGAGCATTTACTTAAAAAGCGGCTCCGGAAGGTCCTACAGGCTCGTGGCTGACGTGAGGAAGGTAAAGAAAAGGCCTCGGAGGAAGAAGAAATACGATGAAGAAGTGCTAAAGATCTTAAAAAAGATTTGGGTTATCATGGATTTCCCATGCGGGAAGAGATTGGCTCCGTGTATGAGTTGGCTCGTTCCTAAGCTCGAGGCCTTCGGTGAGATAGAGATAGGTTTATGTGAGGTGAGGGAGAAGCTCCTTTCCATCTCGGCCTCCACCATCGATCGCCTTCTCAAAGGAGAGAAGAGGCGTGTCGAACTCAAGAAGAGGAAGAGCACAAAGCCCGGCAGCCTCCTCAAAAACCAAATAAGCATACGCACCTTCGCAGATTGGGACGATGCCAAGGTGGGATTCATGGAGATGGACCTCGTAGCTCATGAAGGCGGTAACCCGAGTGGAGAATATGCCTTTACCCTAACCCTTACCGATGTGTGTTCCGGCTGGACGGAGAATAGAGCTGTGAAAAACAGGGCACAGAAGTGGACCTTCGAGGCGATAGGCATCATCAGACAAAAATTGCCATTCTCGTTAAAAGGGCTCGACTCGGATAACGATAACGTCTTTATAAACGAACATCTATTTCATTATTGCGAGAAAAACGAGATAACCTTTACCAGGTCCAGGGTCGAGAACAAAAACGATGGCTGCTATGTGGAACAGAAGAACTGGTCGGTCGTAAGGAGGACCGTAGGCTATGCCAGGCACGATACGGAGGAGGAAGTGGAGATCTTAAACGAGATATACGAGGTCTTGAGGCTGTACGTGAACCTGTTCCAGCCTATGGCTAAGCTGATGCGCAAGGAAAGGCATGGGGCCAAGGTAAAGAAAACCTACGACACTCCCAAGACCCCATTCATGAGGCTGCTCGCTTCACCAGAGGTGAGCGAGGATGTCAAGGTACAACTGCAACAGTCTTTCGACGAGCTTAACCCTGCAGCCTTGAAACGAGAGATCAATAGGCTGCTGAGGAAGCTGGAGAGGGCATACCTCAAGAAGAAAGCTGGCGTTGAGCAATGTGAGAAAGAGCTCGTTTTGACTTAGAATTTTATTTGAGGCATCGTATCCATTTCGACTACATTTTTAAATGAGGCATCAGGTACCCCGAATCCAAATCCGAGGTTGAAAGAAAATATCACTCCCGGGGAAGTTTGGCCAACCAACAGACACGAGAATTATTAAAACAAAAGACAAAGGCTGGAGCTGACAGCTGCTCCAGCCTTTGTTAAAACACCGATTATTCAAGTCCGTGGCACCAATAGCACTAAGAAATAGCTGTCCACACTTTCGCCATCGGCACGTTTGCACGTTTTCTAAAGGAGTACCGTCCAACGTCCACTTATAAAGGCAAGCTTCGGCACGGAAGCGCTTACTCCTAACTGGCAGGCTAAACGGATATCGTCGCCGAAGCCCAATCCCAAAAGGAAATGCGCGTGAGACGCGTCCTTCAACGCTTCTTCCATGTTTTTCCCATAGCTGTGCCAAACGGAATGCGCAATCCTGGCGCCGTCGGAAAATAGGATTTTCGGCTCCTTCTCCAGCGCAATATCCACTAAGGCGCCTGCGCAGGCCGAATCGTCGAGAGATACCCTGCCGAGCCGACCGGCACAAAGAATCCCAATGGAGCTTCCCGATGATAAGGCCGCGTCAACTGCGGCAAAGGCATTCCTCGCAGAGGCTATCAATACCGGCGCTCCCGTAGAGGCTGCGGCGAGCAACGCTCTGGTGCCGTTCGTGGTCGTCATTATCGCCCCTTCATACCTGCTTACACACGCATTCGCCGCTTCCAAAGGAGAATTGCCGAGATCAAAGCCCTGAGGAGGCAATCCTTTTCTTTCTCCCATCAACAACCATCCGCTTCCAAGTGATTTCTTTAGAGCGAGTCCCTCTTCAACGCTTTCCACAGGCAACATCTTCTTACCGCCGCACTCGAAGAACACCGTCATTGTCGTCGTAGCCCGCAGCACATCGACGACAAGCCAAACTTCGCAAGGCGGAAGAGCCTCGGTCGGACTTAAAATCACATCTAATCGCGCGCCCATGCTTTTATCTCCTCGCACATTATGGTGAATGTAATTATATTGTAAAATTGATGGGAGTCGCAGTGCGCAAATGAGGGGGCTGATCCTACATGGCAGAGAGGAAGTTGAAAGGCGTTCCCTTGTCATCGGGCGTTGGAATAGGGCGAATCTTGCTTCTCCGCTCCGTCCCATTTGAGACCACGGGCAAGGAAATCGACCAAGATGAGAGGGTCAAAGAATTAGAGCGCTTCACTGCAGCCCATAAAGAAGCCAAGGAGAGGCTGCTTGCCTTAAAGAAGAACGCCGAAGGCCACCTCCCCCAAGAAGAGATGGGGATATTAGAAGCACATCTTTTA
Proteins encoded in this window:
- a CDS encoding ISNCY family transposase; its protein translation is MRLSMQARREIIWEAAEGYNKLSKKEKMVRLDSVVAVTGYNRDYASRLLSLQGKSIYLKSGSGRSYRLVADVRKVKKRPRRKKKYDEEVLKILKKIWVIMDFPCGKRLAPCMSWLVPKLEAFGEIEIGLCEVREKLLSISASTIDRLLKGEKRRVELKKRKSTKPGSLLKNQISIRTFADWDDAKVGFMEMDLVAHEGGNPSGEYAFTLTLTDVCSGWTENRAVKNRAQKWTFEAIGIIRQKLPFSLKGLDSDNDNVFINEHLFHYCEKNEITFTRSRVENKNDGCYVEQKNWSVVRRTVGYARHDTEEEVEILNEIYEVLRLYVNLFQPMAKLMRKERHGAKVKKTYDTPKTPFMRLLASPEVSEDVKVQLQQSFDELNPAALKREINRLLRKLERAYLKKKAGVEQCEKELVLT
- a CDS encoding 2-phosphosulfolactate phosphatase; translation: MGARLDVILSPTEALPPCEVWLVVDVLRATTTMTVFFECGGKKMLPVESVEEGLALKKSLGSGWLLMGERKGLPPQGFDLGNSPLEAANACVSRYEGAIMTTTNGTRALLAAASTGAPVLIASARNAFAAVDAALSSGSSIGILCAGRLGRVSLDDSACAGALVDIALEKEPKILFSDGARIAHSVWHSYGKNMEEALKDASHAHFLLGLGFGDDIRLACQLGVSASVPKLAFISGRWTVLL